Proteins found in one Mytilus edulis chromosome 2, xbMytEdul2.2, whole genome shotgun sequence genomic segment:
- the LOC139510244 gene encoding juxtaposed with another zinc finger protein 1-like — protein MAVFLINECKYLGCGLEFQSLGDLIRHIEDTHIETDPSQLENQELEQPQSLAPSYILRFYTDADLKFKVRPVSPSSSLRSSTPIGSELDEEDLQTDGYESDDSVSVSSSQELTAPLILSMLTRNPGECDKPIVCPIPGCKKSYKNINGMKYHARNGHKKDIGFIQKAYKCECGKNYKTLHGLKNHNSNLHSCDSLTMKSVTLTKTKDMLIATQIFAPRVLKKEPAIKHVSMAPNIIRQTSTSCQFTNILKLNKDISHEKLKSPVLSMNSMLASEDVHVDVMETSFLDDESQSFITSEQARFQ, from the exons ATGGCGGTCTTCCTGATTAACGAGTGTAAATATTTGGGCTGTGGACTGGAATTCCAGTCGCTAGGGGACTTGATTCGACATATAGAAGACACGCATATTG aaacaGACCCCTCACAGTTAGAGAATCAAGAACTGGAACAGCCTCAATCATTAGCTCCTAGTTATATACTTAG ATTTTACACAGATGCTGATTTAAAGTTCAAAGTGAGGCCAGTATCTCCATCTTCTTCTCTCAGGAGTAGTACACCTATAG GAAGTGAACTTGATGAAGAAGATTTGCAGACGGACGGGTATGAAAGTGATGATTCAGTTTCTGTGTCATCAAGTCAGGAACTGACGGCTCCACTTATACTAAG TATGTTAACCAGAAATCCAGGAGAATGTGATAAACCTATTGTCTGTCCAATACCAGGATGTAAAAAGAGCTACAAAAATATTAATGGAATGAAGTACCATGCAAGGAATGGCCATAAAAAAGATATCGG aTTCATTCAGAAGGCATATAAATGTGAATGTGGTAAAAACTACAAGACATTACATGGGCTGAAAAACCACAACTCAAATTTACACTCCTGTGATTCATTAACAATGAAATCTGTGACCTTGACTAAAACAAAGGACATGCTGATAGCAACACAGATATTTGCACCAAGGGTCTTAAAGAAAGAACCGGCAATTAAACATGTCAGCATGGCACCGAATATCATAAGACAGACATCAACTTCTTGTCAGTTTACAAACATCTTAAAGTTAAACAAAGATATCAGTCATGAAAAGTTGAAATCTCCTGTGCTTAGTATGAATTCAATGCTGGCTTCAGAAGATGTACATGTTGACGTCATGGAAACGTCATTCCTTGATGACGAAAGTCAGTCATTTATTACGTCAGAACAAGCAAGATTCCAGTGA
- the LOC139510245 gene encoding ATP synthase lipid-binding protein, mitochondrial-like gives MYCTKLMTPASRCMVAGRVLARPLSSAAVSQNQEVAPRSSLSAYSGLSGQSIVPVNSNFSPIINQIRNFQTSASRKDIDQAAKYIGAGAATVGAAGSGAGIGNVFGALVVGYARNPSLKQALFSYAILGFALSEAMGLFCIMVAFMILFAL, from the exons ATGTACTGTACAAAGTTGATGACACCGGCCAGTAGATGCATG GTTGCAGGTCGCGTTCTAGCTAGACCTTTAAGCAGCGCAGCCGTTTCACAAAACCAGGAG GTAGCACCAAGGAGTAGTCTATCTGCTTATAGTGGTTTGTCTGGTCAAAGTATTGTTCCAGTAAACTCAAATTTTTCACCAATCATTAATCAG ATTAGAAATTTCCAAACTAGTGCATCAAGAAAAGATATTGATCAGGCTGCCAAATATATTGGTGCTGGAGCTGCCACAGTAGGAGCAGCAGGCTCAG GGGCAGGAATTGGAAATGTATTTGGAGCATTGGTAGTAGGATATGCAAGAAACCCATCACTCAAACAAGCATTGTTTTCCTATGCTATTTTAGGATTTGCTTTGTCTGAAGCTATGGGACTTTTCTGTATTATGGTAGCCTTCATGATCTTGTTTGCTCTTTAA